From Coleofasciculus sp. FACHB-T130, the proteins below share one genomic window:
- a CDS encoding Uma2 family endonuclease: protein MATTTQRLTLQDFLKLPNIEESPAWELMDGQINQKSMPTAFHSILQKRLTAAIDQADSPYEAFPELRCILSSNSVVPDITVIHQDRVPSENIAVEGAPDWMIEILSPDQSTTKLIAKIQTCLQEGTQLGWLIDPTERVIIVLWSDARMALLRDSDRLPVPQDIPLELTVEHVFGWLRRVS from the coding sequence ATGGCTACCACTACCCAACGGCTCACACTGCAAGACTTCCTGAAGCTGCCGAATATTGAGGAGTCGCCAGCTTGGGAGTTAATGGACGGACAAATAAATCAAAAATCTATGCCCACAGCTTTCCACAGCATCTTGCAGAAACGGCTGACGGCTGCAATTGACCAAGCGGATTCACCCTATGAAGCTTTTCCAGAGCTACGCTGCATCTTAAGTAGTAATTCTGTTGTTCCTGATATTACCGTTATTCACCAAGACCGAGTCCCTTCTGAGAATATCGCTGTTGAAGGTGCCCCTGATTGGATGATTGAGATTCTCTCACCCGATCAAAGCACCACTAAATTGATTGCTAAAATTCAAACTTGCCTGCAAGAAGGAACTCAATTAGGGTGGCTTATCGATCCGACAGAACGAGTGATTATTGTGCTGTGGTCAGATGCTCGGATGGCATTGCTGAGAGATAGCGATCGCTTGCCTGTCCCCCAAGATATCCCATTAGAATTGACAGTTGAGCACGTATTTGGCTGGTTACGGCGGGTAAGTTGA
- a CDS encoding type I restriction enzyme HsdR N-terminal domain-containing protein, protein MEAGRFELAQGDRSLHYRPDIIVRSREGQTVLLVEVKATQPQSSKANLSALAQLKSQLQAANVKIPFAMLADIENIEIFQWDGANLSEPISELKTAAILNHYDPEFSSKRIFERYLATLVQAWVRDLAYHWKSEKPPASEELADIGLLQALEDAETYFEGGASW, encoded by the coding sequence ATGGAAGCTGGAAGATTTGAACTTGCTCAGGGCGATCGCTCTTTGCATTATCGTCCTGATATTATTGTCCGCAGTCGTGAAGGGCAAACCGTTCTATTAGTTGAAGTCAAAGCTACTCAACCCCAAAGTAGTAAAGCTAATCTATCGGCGCTTGCACAACTCAAATCTCAGTTGCAAGCTGCAAACGTGAAAATTCCCTTCGCTATGCTGGCTGATATTGAAAACATCGAGATTTTTCAATGGGACGGTGCTAATTTATCGGAACCCATTAGCGAACTGAAAACGGCAGCCATACTTAATCATTACGACCCCGAATTTAGCAGCAAACGGATCTTTGAGCGATACTTGGCGACGCTCGTGCAAGCTTGGGTGCGCGACTTAGCTTATCACTGGAAATCGGAAAAGCCGCCAGCATCAGAGGAATTGGCAGATATCGGTTTGTTGCAGGCGCTGGAAGATGCAGAGACTTACTTTGAAGGTGGCGCTTCTTGGTGA
- a CDS encoding Uma2 family endonuclease yields MVQIPSKSLTLEEFLKLPETKPAKEYINGEVIQKPMPKTRHSRVQGKLTGTINDVVEEQRIAYAFPELRCTFGGRSVVPDIAVLRWNRIEFDDDGEPVDDVLIAPDWTIEILSPEQSSNRVTGNILHCLKHGSRLGWLIDPSDRSVLIFLPNQQPELCQGSDRLAVLDGIDLELTAEQIFDWLRMRS; encoded by the coding sequence ATGGTACAAATACCCTCTAAATCCCTCACCTTAGAAGAGTTTTTGAAACTCCCAGAGACCAAGCCTGCCAAAGAGTATATCAATGGTGAGGTGATTCAGAAACCAATGCCTAAAACTCGCCACTCCAGGGTTCAGGGAAAGTTAACGGGTACAATCAATGACGTTGTTGAGGAACAGCGGATTGCCTATGCTTTTCCGGAACTACGGTGTACATTTGGAGGACGGTCAGTTGTTCCTGATATTGCCGTTCTTCGCTGGAACCGAATTGAATTTGATGATGACGGCGAACCTGTAGATGATGTATTAATTGCTCCAGATTGGACGATTGAGATTTTATCTCCAGAACAAAGTTCAAATCGAGTAACGGGTAATATTTTGCACTGTCTCAAGCATGGTTCCCGGCTTGGATGGCTAATCGATCCGAGCGATCGCTCTGTACTAATTTTCCTACCTAACCAACAACCAGAATTATGTCAAGGAAGCGATCGCTTAGCTGTTTTAGACGGCATTGACCTGGAATTGACCGCAGAGCAAATTTTTGACTGGTTAAGAATGAGAAGTTAA
- a CDS encoding PIN domain-containing protein, protein MILYVETNFLMSIATGRDSQANTLLENPTASVQIAIPSICCMEALSALEDEVKRRNRFMNELNIQISQLRRDVTSSHAQSLLSHLEQSLIENEALLNDVETRLFQALDRLNTKAEIIPLTGDMLQASLDTRFINKDPTDNLILHCILNHARLHTTDRKVFLSANVKEFNPPEVQAALRDAGADKYFSRTQDFLGWLESQ, encoded by the coding sequence GTGATACTTTACGTTGAGACTAATTTCCTGATGAGCATTGCCACAGGACGCGACTCCCAAGCGAATACTTTGCTAGAGAATCCGACCGCATCAGTCCAGATAGCGATACCAAGCATTTGCTGTATGGAAGCTCTCTCTGCATTAGAGGATGAAGTAAAGCGCCGCAATCGTTTTATGAATGAACTGAATATTCAAATCAGCCAGTTACGACGAGATGTCACCTCATCCCACGCCCAGTCTCTCCTTTCACATTTAGAACAGTCGCTGATTGAGAATGAGGCGCTACTAAACGATGTCGAAACTCGTCTTTTCCAAGCCCTCGATCGTCTCAACACCAAGGCAGAGATAATTCCCTTAACTGGCGATATGCTTCAGGCAAGCTTAGATACACGTTTTATCAACAAAGACCCAACGGATAACTTGATTTTGCACTGCATTCTTAATCATGCACGGCTGCATACCACAGATAGGAAAGTGTTCCTCAGCGCCAATGTTAAAGAATTTAATCCGCCGGAAGTTCAAGCCGCTTTGCGTGATGCTGGCGCGGATAAATATTTTAGCCGCACACAGGATTTCCTCGGTTGGTTAGAGTCTCAGTAA
- a CDS encoding Uma2 family endonuclease, producing MVQTPAKPLTLEEFLALPETEPASEYVDSQIIQKPMPQGEHSTLQGELIIAVNAVVKPQKLARAFPELRCTFGGRSIVPDVAVFTWERIPRKENGGVANVFQVAPDWIIEILSPDQSATKVTKKILHSLRYETQMGWLIDPNEQTIFVYQPKQEPEVFDEPEQQLPVPSFASELRLTVGEIFGWLLE from the coding sequence ATGGTACAAACACCCGCTAAACCTCTTACTTTAGAAGAGTTTTTGGCTCTACCAGAAACTGAACCCGCCAGCGAGTACGTTGATAGTCAGATTATTCAAAAGCCAATGCCGCAGGGAGAACATAGTACGCTCCAAGGTGAACTAATTATTGCTGTTAATGCTGTTGTTAAGCCCCAAAAACTTGCACGAGCATTTCCAGAACTGCGGTGTACGTTTGGTGGACGGTCAATCGTACCAGATGTAGCAGTATTTACCTGGGAGAGAATTCCCCGCAAGGAAAATGGCGGTGTAGCAAATGTATTTCAAGTAGCTCCTGATTGGATAATTGAAATCTTATCTCCAGACCAAAGTGCTACGAAAGTCACAAAAAAAATCCTGCATTCTCTCAGATATGAAACACAAATGGGTTGGCTAATTGACCCAAACGAACAAACTATATTTGTTTATCAACCCAAGCAAGAACCAGAGGTGTTTGACGAGCCAGAACAGCAACTTCCCGTCCCTTCATTTGCTAGCGAACTCCGCTTGACGGTAGGCGAAATATTTGGCTGGCTGTTAGAATAA
- a CDS encoding EcsC family protein encodes MNSEIEQLLQWIANIRIKGFGFLPSAEQVAQNHLAKASSVEDAINSVIAWRTTSAAGTGFITGLGGIATLPLSIPASLAISYALGANTAAIAKLPGYDINSDQVRTMVLLSLIGEAGEEVLRTAGIAIGTKVAKNIINQIPGKVLIEINKKVGFRLITKAGEKGVINLMKFVPIIGGIVGATFDAGFVNACGQSAKRVFC; translated from the coding sequence ATGAATTCAGAAATAGAGCAGCTCCTGCAATGGATTGCCAATATTAGAATTAAAGGCTTCGGTTTTCTTCCTTCCGCAGAACAAGTAGCACAAAATCACTTAGCAAAAGCTAGTAGTGTAGAAGATGCAATTAACTCTGTAATTGCATGGCGTACTACTTCTGCTGCTGGAACAGGATTTATAACTGGCTTAGGAGGAATTGCTACATTACCATTAAGTATCCCAGCTAGTTTAGCGATATCTTATGCATTAGGAGCAAATACTGCTGCAATTGCAAAACTTCCTGGGTACGATATCAACTCGGATCAAGTAAGGACTATGGTACTGCTATCTTTGATCGGGGAAGCTGGAGAAGAAGTTCTACGTACAGCAGGTATCGCGATAGGAACTAAAGTTGCTAAAAATATAATTAATCAGATTCCTGGAAAAGTTCTAATTGAAATTAACAAAAAAGTTGGATTCCGGTTAATTACAAAAGCTGGAGAGAAGGGAGTGATTAACCTTATGAAATTCGTACCTATAATTGGCGGAATTGTCGGAGCTACTTTTGACGCGGGATTTGTTAATGCTTGTGGGCAAAGTGCCAAGAGAGTATTTTGCTAA
- the ispF gene encoding 2-C-methyl-D-erythritol 2,4-cyclodiphosphate synthase, whose product MAKIRIGNGYDIHRLVTGRPLILGGVKIEHELGLLGHSDADVLTHAIMDAMLGALSLGDIGHYFPPTDPQWAGADSLELLKQVHQLIRERGWQIENIDSVVVAERPKLKPHIDKMRDRLSDVLELKPDQVGIKATTNEKLDSVGREEGIAAYAVALLVASD is encoded by the coding sequence ATGGCTAAGATTCGCATCGGAAACGGTTACGATATTCACCGCTTAGTTACTGGGCGTCCTTTAATTCTGGGAGGAGTGAAGATTGAGCATGAATTAGGATTGCTGGGGCACAGCGATGCCGATGTGCTGACTCATGCGATTATGGATGCGATGCTCGGTGCCCTGAGTTTAGGCGATATTGGTCATTATTTTCCCCCGACAGATCCCCAGTGGGCAGGGGCTGATAGTCTGGAACTGCTCAAGCAGGTGCATCAGCTAATTCGGGAACGAGGTTGGCAAATTGAGAATATTGACTCAGTAGTTGTGGCGGAACGTCCGAAACTGAAGCCGCATATTGATAAGATGCGCGATCGCTTATCCGATGTCCTAGAATTAAAACCCGATCAAGTAGGCATCAAAGCCACTACAAATGAAAAGTTAGACTCAGTTGGGCGCGAAGAGGGAATCGCAGCTTATGCTGTAGCCTTACTGGTAGCTTCTGATTAA
- a CDS encoding ABC transporter substrate-binding protein: MLPLFLSFYFLLFPFALFGCHPTLLKTQASEKVSQLVTATLSDPKTFNWVLNQEFPHVFLFTYEGLTSENSVTGEIEPALAESWEISEDKRRIVFTLREGLKWSDGQPLTADDVVFTYEDVVLNKEILTDARDSLKIGTSGAFPQVRKLDARRVEFILPEPFAPFLRTTTGSKNDAIVILPKHALEDAVKSKNSEGKPRLMSIWGVDTNPAEIIVNGPYKIESYTTSERVVFRRNPYYWRRDVQGNQLPYIDRIVWQITENMDTQLLQFRSNGLDTTDGWGRLRPEDFPLLKQEEKRGKFTVYTGGPRSGTTFISFNLNKGRRNGRPLIDPVKSRWFNNLSFRQAVAYAIDRQAMINNTLRGLGEMQNSPISVQSSYYITSAEGLKVYEYNPEKSKKLLLSAGFKYNNQGQLLDADGNRVQFTLITNAENQTRVSLGAQIKQSLSKIGIQVDFTPIAFNTLVDKLANTLDWECYLLGFTGGIEPHNGANVWLPDGGLHSFNQDAVSGSKPIQGREVAAWEAEIGHLYIKAAQELDEIKRKAIYAETQRITQEYLPMIYLVNPLSMSAVRDRVTGIKYSSLGGALWNVYELKVTD; encoded by the coding sequence CTGCTTCCTCTTTTTCTATCTTTTTACTTTTTGCTTTTTCCTTTTGCTTTATTCGGCTGTCACCCGACTTTACTCAAAACGCAGGCATCTGAGAAAGTATCCCAGTTGGTGACAGCTACATTAAGCGATCCCAAAACTTTTAATTGGGTACTTAATCAAGAATTTCCCCATGTTTTTCTATTCACTTACGAAGGATTAACGTCTGAAAATAGCGTTACGGGTGAAATTGAGCCTGCATTAGCTGAATCTTGGGAAATATCAGAGGATAAACGGCGAATCGTTTTTACCCTCCGAGAAGGATTGAAATGGTCGGATGGTCAGCCACTGACAGCGGATGATGTTGTCTTCACGTATGAAGATGTGGTTCTTAATAAAGAGATTCTTACCGATGCCAGAGATAGCCTAAAAATTGGCACATCTGGTGCTTTTCCGCAAGTCAGAAAGCTAGATGCACGGCGGGTTGAATTTATTCTGCCAGAACCGTTTGCTCCTTTTTTGCGAACTACAACTGGCTCAAAAAACGATGCGATCGTGATTTTGCCAAAACACGCCCTTGAGGACGCGGTAAAGTCGAAAAACTCAGAGGGAAAACCCAGGTTGATGTCTATCTGGGGAGTGGATACCAATCCAGCGGAAATAATTGTTAATGGCCCTTATAAAATAGAAAGTTACACCACTAGCGAACGGGTCGTATTTCGGCGTAACCCGTATTACTGGCGACGAGATGTACAAGGCAATCAGTTGCCTTACATCGATCGGATCGTGTGGCAAATTACGGAAAATATGGATACTCAGCTGCTTCAGTTCCGCTCTAATGGTTTAGATACGACTGACGGGTGGGGGCGATTGCGTCCAGAAGATTTTCCACTTTTAAAGCAAGAAGAAAAGCGCGGAAAATTTACAGTTTATACAGGTGGACCGCGATCGGGCACGACTTTTATTTCTTTTAATCTAAATAAAGGACGCCGGAACGGACGCCCTTTGATCGATCCAGTTAAATCTCGCTGGTTCAATAATCTATCATTCAGACAAGCGGTTGCTTATGCCATCGATCGGCAAGCGATGATTAACAACACTTTGCGCGGTCTGGGTGAAATGCAAAATTCACCAATTTCTGTACAAAGCTCTTACTATATAACTTCGGCAGAAGGTCTGAAAGTATACGAATATAATCCCGAAAAATCTAAGAAATTACTATTAAGCGCAGGGTTTAAATATAATAATCAAGGTCAGTTGTTAGACGCTGATGGAAATCGGGTGCAGTTTACATTAATAACGAATGCTGAAAATCAAACCCGCGTGTCACTGGGAGCGCAAATTAAGCAAAGTTTGAGCAAAATTGGCATTCAAGTAGATTTTACCCCAATTGCCTTCAACACGCTTGTAGATAAACTCGCAAACACTTTAGATTGGGAATGTTATTTGCTCGGCTTTACCGGGGGCATTGAACCCCATAATGGTGCGAATGTCTGGTTGCCAGATGGCGGATTACACAGCTTCAATCAGGATGCCGTATCGGGGTCAAAGCCGATTCAGGGTCGAGAGGTGGCTGCTTGGGAGGCGGAAATTGGGCATCTGTACATTAAAGCTGCCCAAGAATTGGATGAGATCAAGCGCAAAGCTATCTATGCCGAAACGCAGCGGATTACGCAGGAATATTTGCCGATGATTTATCTAGTCAACCCGCTGTCAATGTCAGCCGTGCGCGATCGCGTTACCGGCATCAAATACTCTTCTCTCGGCGGTGCCCTCTGGAATGTTTATGAGCTGAAAGTAACCGATTAA
- the larB gene encoding nickel pincer cofactor biosynthesis protein LarB encodes MTQPEALQSLLAAVAAGDVSPEAALEKLKHFAFEPVGDFAKIDHHRTLRTGFPEVIWGPGKTPEQIAGIMEAMRSRNPVVMATRIEPAVYAQLQEKVAGLQYYASARICAISPATLEPQYSGTIAILCAGTADLSVAEEAAVTAELCGFQVQRLWDVGVAGIHRLLSNRHVIESANVLIVVAGMEGALPSVVAGLADCPVIAVPTSVGYGASFGGLAPLLTMLNSCAAGVGVVNIDNGFGAAILAGQILRTAHKLKSSEQ; translated from the coding sequence GTGACTCAACCTGAAGCTTTGCAATCCTTATTAGCAGCGGTTGCCGCTGGTGACGTTAGCCCAGAAGCGGCGTTAGAAAAACTCAAGCATTTTGCCTTTGAACCCGTGGGCGATTTTGCCAAAATTGACCATCACCGCACCTTGCGAACGGGTTTTCCAGAGGTGATTTGGGGGCCAGGAAAAACACCCGAACAGATTGCGGGGATTATGGAGGCGATGCGATCGCGCAACCCTGTCGTCATGGCAACGCGGATTGAACCGGCAGTCTATGCCCAGTTGCAGGAAAAAGTGGCAGGTCTCCAATATTACGCTTCGGCGCGAATCTGTGCCATTTCTCCTGCCACTCTAGAACCCCAGTATTCGGGCACAATTGCCATCCTCTGTGCCGGTACTGCCGATTTATCCGTCGCTGAGGAAGCAGCGGTTACAGCAGAACTTTGTGGCTTCCAGGTGCAGCGCCTCTGGGATGTCGGCGTCGCGGGTATCCACCGCCTGTTAAGTAACCGTCACGTCATTGAATCGGCGAATGTGCTAATCGTCGTTGCCGGGATGGAAGGTGCTTTACCCAGCGTCGTCGCTGGTTTGGCTGATTGTCCCGTGATTGCAGTTCCCACCAGTGTCGGCTATGGTGCGAGTTTCGGCGGACTTGCGCCACTCCTGACAATGCTAAACTCTTGTGCAGCAGGGGTGGGCGTAGTGAATATTGATAATGGCTTCGGTGCGGCTATCTTAGCTGGACAAATTTTGAGAACGGCGCACAAACTGAAATCATCTGAGCAGTAG
- a CDS encoding LL-diaminopimelate aminotransferase: protein MATINDNYLKLKAGYLFPEIARRVNAFAEANADAKIIRLGIGDVTEPLPEACRTAMIKAVEDMGDRGSFKGYGPEQGYAWLREKIAAHDFQARGCEVDASEIFISDGSKCDTGNILDIFGDDNAIAVTDPVYPVYVDTNVMAGHTGAANDKGEFGGLVYIPITAENNFTAEIPSQKVDLIYLCFPNNPTGATATKEHLKAWVDYAKAHGSIIFFDAAYEAFITDPALPHSIYEIEGARDCAIEFRSFSKNAGFTGTRCALTVVPKTLKAKAADGSDVELWKLWNRRQSTKFNGVSYIVQRGAEAVYSEEGQAQTKALVSFYMENAKIIREQLTAAGLAVYGGVNAPYVWVKTPNGLSSWDFFDKLLQTCNVVGTPGSGFGAAGEGYFRISAFNSRENVNEAMKRITEKFKV, encoded by the coding sequence ATGGCAACGATTAACGATAACTACCTCAAACTCAAAGCTGGCTACCTGTTTCCCGAAATTGCGCGACGGGTGAATGCCTTCGCAGAGGCAAATGCTGACGCAAAAATTATACGGCTGGGGATTGGCGATGTCACCGAACCCCTACCAGAAGCGTGTCGCACGGCGATGATTAAAGCCGTTGAAGATATGGGCGATCGCGGTTCCTTCAAAGGCTATGGCCCAGAGCAGGGTTATGCTTGGTTGCGGGAGAAAATTGCGGCGCATGACTTCCAGGCGCGTGGATGCGAGGTTGATGCTTCCGAAATCTTCATCTCTGACGGTTCTAAGTGCGACACGGGTAACATTCTCGATATCTTTGGCGACGATAACGCGATCGCTGTCACCGATCCGGTTTATCCCGTGTATGTAGACACCAACGTGATGGCGGGACACACTGGCGCTGCTAACGATAAAGGCGAGTTTGGCGGCTTGGTGTACATACCTATCACCGCAGAGAACAATTTCACCGCCGAGATTCCTTCGCAGAAAGTTGACTTAATTTATCTCTGCTTCCCCAATAATCCTACGGGAGCAACTGCCACAAAGGAACACCTGAAAGCGTGGGTAGACTATGCGAAAGCTCATGGCTCGATCATTTTCTTCGATGCGGCTTACGAAGCATTTATAACCGATCCAGCACTTCCCCATTCAATTTACGAGATTGAAGGTGCAAGAGATTGTGCGATCGAGTTTCGCTCGTTTTCCAAGAATGCAGGCTTTACCGGAACCCGCTGTGCGTTGACGGTTGTGCCGAAAACCCTTAAAGCCAAAGCCGCCGATGGTTCCGATGTGGAACTGTGGAAGCTGTGGAACCGCCGCCAGTCTACCAAGTTTAATGGCGTGTCCTACATCGTGCAACGCGGAGCAGAGGCGGTTTACTCCGAGGAAGGACAAGCGCAAACTAAGGCTCTAGTTAGCTTCTACATGGAAAACGCCAAAATTATCCGCGAACAACTGACAGCAGCCGGATTAGCGGTTTATGGTGGCGTAAATGCGCCTTACGTTTGGGTGAAAACGCCCAATGGTTTATCAAGTTGGGATTTCTTCGATAAGTTGCTGCAAACCTGCAATGTTGTCGGTACTCCTGGTTCTGGTTTCGGTGCTGCGGGTGAAGGTTACTTCCGCATTTCGGCATTTAATAGCCGAGAAAATGTGAATGAGGCAATGAAGCGGATTACCGAGAAGTTTAAAGTGTAG
- a CDS encoding HdeD family acid-resistance protein, whose translation MTTDVSTDINKNKGINGSLLTGALLIILGIVAIAVPNVSTIVAETWIALILASAGATKAVYAFQTREQGGFIWKLLLSALYIATGVMLFFYPLTGVLTLTLLLGSFLLTEGVFNLILAFRVRPQQNWTWVLTDGIITLVLGAMIWFQWPFNAPWLIGTLVGVSVLFTGVSRVMLSLNKRSALNESNQAA comes from the coding sequence ATGACAACCGACGTTTCTACTGACATCAACAAGAACAAAGGTATTAATGGATCGCTCTTGACGGGCGCTCTTTTGATTATTCTGGGGATAGTTGCGATCGCTGTACCGAATGTCTCGACAATTGTCGCTGAGACTTGGATTGCTTTGATCCTAGCTAGCGCGGGAGCGACCAAGGCGGTCTATGCCTTTCAAACTCGCGAGCAAGGCGGTTTCATTTGGAAACTCCTGTTGAGCGCCCTCTACATTGCCACAGGCGTGATGCTATTTTTCTACCCCTTAACAGGTGTCTTGACGCTGACTCTGTTGCTAGGTAGCTTTTTGCTGACAGAAGGTGTATTCAACCTGATCCTGGCATTCCGGGTGCGTCCGCAACAGAATTGGACATGGGTATTGACAGACGGCATCATTACGCTAGTGTTGGGCGCAATGATTTGGTTCCAGTGGCCCTTCAATGCCCCTTGGTTGATTGGAACGCTAGTAGGTGTCAGCGTTCTGTTTACAGGAGTTTCGCGCGTGATGCTATCGCTGAATAAGCGTTCTGCCTTGAATGAATCTAACCAAGCTGCTTAA
- a CDS encoding ABC transporter substrate-binding protein, whose protein sequence is MKLSATIPLIWRRLFAVMLAMISAIALHSCSLNQFNTKAAQVPQLVDSILQDPKTFNYVLSQESPNVFSLIYEGLITENGNGELEPALAESWEVAPDKKRIVFTMREGLKWSDGQPLTVDDVIFTYNELYFNEKIPTDIRDILKIGKDRLLPTVRKLDERRVEFTVPEPFAPFLRYTGLAILPAHALRESIVTTDSDGKPKFLSSWGIDTDPKKIIVNGMYQLENYQTSERVTFRRNPYYWRKDTQGNQQPYIDRIVWQIVENTDTSFIQYRSGGLDTLGIAPEYYSLLKQEENRGKFKIYTGGPELSTTFLVFNLNKAKNSQNQPLVDPIKSRWFNKLEFRQAVAHAIDRQKMLNNLYRGLGEPQNSPIYKQSPYYLSPEQGLKVYDYNPEKAKELLRKAGFKYNPQGQLFDADGNRVRFSMLTNSGNKLREAIGAQIKEDLGAVGIQVDFNAINFNTLIEKVYTQRKWDSYIGKIGGGGIEPNGGANTWTTKGGLHTFNLGPQAGEPPLKGWEVDDWELAIENLYIKGASELDESKRREIYVESQRITQENLPFIYLVNPLSMEAVRDRVQGVKFSALGGAFWNLYELKVAENKNIP, encoded by the coding sequence ATGAAATTATCTGCTACTATTCCCCTAATCTGGCGTCGTTTGTTCGCTGTCATGCTGGCGATGATAAGCGCGATCGCGCTCCATAGCTGTAGCCTGAATCAATTCAATACAAAAGCCGCTCAGGTGCCGCAGTTGGTGGACAGTATTCTGCAAGATCCCAAAACTTTTAACTATGTTCTAAGTCAAGAATCACCCAACGTTTTTAGCTTAATTTACGAAGGGTTAATTACTGAAAACGGCAATGGTGAACTTGAACCCGCCTTAGCTGAATCTTGGGAAGTCGCCCCAGACAAAAAGCGAATTGTTTTTACCATGCGGGAGGGCTTGAAATGGTCTGATGGTCAACCACTGACCGTTGATGATGTCATCTTTACTTACAATGAACTCTATTTCAACGAAAAAATTCCTACTGATATTAGAGACATTCTAAAGATTGGCAAAGATCGCCTGCTGCCCACTGTCCGTAAACTTGATGAACGACGGGTTGAATTTACAGTTCCAGAACCTTTTGCCCCGTTTTTGCGCTACACCGGACTTGCAATTTTACCTGCTCATGCGCTGCGAGAATCCATTGTCACTACAGATTCAGATGGAAAACCCAAGTTTCTGTCTAGCTGGGGAATCGACACCGATCCCAAAAAAATTATTGTCAATGGAATGTATCAGCTAGAAAACTATCAAACTAGCGAGCGGGTGACATTTCGACGAAATCCCTATTACTGGCGCAAGGATACTCAGGGTAATCAACAGCCATACATCGATCGTATTGTCTGGCAAATTGTCGAAAATACCGACACATCTTTTATCCAATATCGTTCTGGCGGTTTAGATACTCTGGGGATCGCGCCGGAATATTATTCTCTCCTTAAGCAAGAAGAAAATCGGGGAAAATTTAAAATTTACACGGGTGGCCCAGAACTCAGCACGACTTTTTTGGTTTTCAATTTAAATAAAGCCAAAAATTCTCAAAATCAGCCCCTCGTAGACCCAATTAAGTCTCGCTGGTTCAATAAGCTTGAGTTTCGCCAAGCGGTTGCTCACGCCATCGACCGTCAGAAAATGCTGAACAATCTCTATCGAGGGCTGGGAGAACCGCAAAACTCACCGATTTATAAGCAAAGTCCTTACTATTTATCCCCAGAGCAAGGTCTCAAAGTCTACGACTATAATCCAGAAAAGGCGAAAGAATTGCTGCGAAAAGCTGGATTTAAATATAACCCACAGGGTCAACTTTTCGATGCAGATGGCAATCGAGTTCGTTTTAGTATGCTGACCAATTCAGGGAATAAGCTGCGGGAGGCTATCGGTGCTCAGATTAAAGAAGACCTTGGCGCAGTTGGGATTCAGGTAGACTTTAATGCGATTAACTTCAATACGTTGATTGAAAAAGTTTATACCCAACGGAAATGGGATAGCTATATTGGCAAAATTGGCGGTGGCGGCATTGAGCCAAATGGTGGGGCAAACACTTGGACAACTAAAGGGGGTTTACACACTTTTAACCTAGGACCGCAAGCTGGAGAACCTCCGCTGAAGGGTTGGGAGGTTGATGACTGGGAATTGGCAATCGAAAACCTTTACATTAAAGGTGCCAGCGAACTTGATGAAAGTAAGCGGCGAGAAATATATGTCGAAAGCCAACGCATTACCCAGGAAAATTTACCCTTTATTTATCTGGTAAATCCGCTTTCAATGGAGGCAGTGCGCGATCGCGTTCAGGGCGTTAAATTCTCTGCCCTTGGTGGAGCCTTCTGGAATCTTTATGAACTCAAAGTCGCAGAAAACAAAAACATTCCGTAA